Proteins co-encoded in one Oncorhynchus kisutch isolate 150728-3 linkage group LG1, Okis_V2, whole genome shotgun sequence genomic window:
- the LOC109881823 gene encoding 60S ribosomal protein L32-like — MAALRPLKRPKIVKKRVKKFIRHQSDRYVKVKQNWRKPRGIDNRVRRRFKGQMLMPNIGYGSNKKTKHMLPSGFRKFLVHNIKELEVLMMSNKTHAAEIAHNVSSKNRKLIVERAAQLAIKITNPNARLRSEEHE, encoded by the exons ATGGCAGCATTGAGGCCTCTGAAAAGGCCCAAGATCGTCAAGAAGAGGGTGAAGAAGTTCATCAGACATCAGTCGGACCGCTATGTCAAAGTCAAG CAAAACTGGCGAAAACCCCGTGGTATCGACAACAGGGTGCGGCGGCGCTTCAAAGGCCAGATGCTGATGCCCAACATCGGCTACGGCAGCAACAAGAAGACCAAACACATGCTGCCCTCCGGCTTCAGGAAGTTCCTGGTGCACAACATCAAGGAGCTGGAGGTCCTCATGATGAGCAACAA gaCCCATGCTGCAGAGATAGCCCACAACGTGTCGTCTAAGAACAGGAAGTTGATCGTGGAGAGGGCAGCTCAGCTGGCCATCAAGATCACCAACCCCAACGCCAGGCTACGCAGCGAGGAACACGAGTGA